A part of Aquibium oceanicum genomic DNA contains:
- a CDS encoding phage tail sheath subtilisin-like domain-containing protein, whose amino-acid sequence MTVFNYIPGNLVAPIFTFEVNSGGQFENSSRMLLVGHKISGGLMTDNVPVICPSTMEGRRLAGAGSMLDDMVRAVRRNAPAQELWIVSVPATGTAEVRTLTVDSVPAAGGVGVIEIAGEPIQITIGAGDTADDVAAALHAAITGYYNPLTEASLPYTSAVADEVVTLTARHAGALLSDIDIFIPVLDGSNAFTGRITEAVVTAGSGNPDLSAALAALGDDPFDWIVSPFSDATNIGRYKSLLSDVSGRWAWNVQLYGHVFYPLTDTISNLTTHGLAQDNRHISCLARPASADTPHPAWTWAAAIVGAIVVWLSNGANGNVSRGQSGVWVEGIAPPRDRTKWYGYATRDSMLRSGLSTFKVDSTGTVLIDKIITMQRTTNGVTDTTFRDIQKIGQLTYALRKFRTALTMEHGQKAIADDNPGNVGAVSTPRDIAATFMHTYQEMVLTGILENPVRAAELLDVRRDTDNPNRVNVYAPLDMVNPLDIIAANTVVYSQFR is encoded by the coding sequence ATGACCGTCTTCAACTATATTCCCGGCAACCTGGTCGCGCCGATCTTCACCTTCGAGGTGAATTCGGGTGGGCAGTTCGAGAATTCCTCGCGGATGCTGCTCGTGGGGCACAAGATCTCGGGCGGGCTGATGACCGACAACGTGCCGGTGATCTGCCCGTCGACCATGGAGGGTCGCCGTCTTGCCGGCGCGGGGTCGATGCTGGACGACATGGTGCGCGCCGTGCGGCGCAACGCGCCGGCACAGGAACTGTGGATCGTCTCGGTGCCGGCGACCGGGACGGCCGAGGTGCGGACGCTGACGGTGGACAGCGTGCCGGCGGCCGGCGGGGTCGGCGTCATCGAGATCGCGGGCGAACCGATCCAGATTACGATCGGCGCGGGCGACACGGCCGACGACGTGGCGGCGGCGCTGCACGCGGCGATCACCGGCTACTACAATCCGCTCACCGAGGCCTCGCTGCCCTATACCTCGGCCGTGGCCGACGAGGTCGTGACGCTGACGGCGCGGCACGCCGGCGCGCTGCTGTCGGACATCGACATCTTCATCCCCGTGCTGGACGGGTCGAACGCCTTCACCGGGCGCATCACCGAGGCGGTCGTCACGGCGGGTTCGGGCAACCCCGACCTGTCGGCGGCGCTGGCAGCGCTCGGCGACGATCCTTTCGACTGGATCGTGTCGCCGTTCTCCGACGCGACCAACATCGGCCGCTACAAGAGCCTGCTTTCGGACGTCTCGGGCCGCTGGGCGTGGAACGTGCAGCTCTACGGGCACGTGTTCTACCCGCTCACCGACACGATCTCCAACCTCACCACGCACGGGCTGGCGCAGGACAACCGGCACATCTCGTGCCTGGCGCGGCCGGCCTCGGCCGACACGCCGCATCCGGCCTGGACCTGGGCGGCGGCGATTGTAGGAGCAATCGTTGTATGGCTCTCCAACGGCGCCAACGGCAACGTCTCGCGGGGTCAGTCGGGGGTGTGGGTCGAGGGCATCGCTCCGCCGCGCGACCGCACCAAGTGGTACGGCTATGCGACGCGCGACAGCATGCTGCGCTCGGGTCTTTCGACCTTCAAGGTGGACTCGACCGGCACGGTTCTGATCGACAAGATTATCACCATGCAGCGCACCACGAACGGGGTGACGGACACGACCTTCCGAGACATCCAGAAGATCGGCCAGCTAACCTATGCGCTGCGCAAGTTCCGCACGGCGCTGACCATGGAGCACGGGCAGAAGGCGATCGCCGACGACAATCCGGGCAATGTCGGGGCGGTGTCGACGCCGCGCGACATCGCGGCGACCTTCATGCACACCTATCAGGAGATGGTGCTCACCGGCATCCTGGAGAACCCGGTGCGGGCGGCGGAGCTGCTCGACGTGCGGCGCGACACGGACAATCCGAACCGGGTCAATGTCTATGCGCCGCTCGATATGGTGAACCCGCTTGACATCATTGCGGCGAACACGGTGGTTTATTCGCAGTTCCGTTAG
- a CDS encoding phage tail tube protein gives MAGKDFGGKMTVTSSAGYRLSLRGTISVMPSAQSNDSVTNQDGSVDRTMTPTAPAAELSVRDDGLDWNTRLNGPRENITIVEEQTGVTHLFTGAFWSGRPSLNRINGEIGGISIVADYYRRLG, from the coding sequence ATGGCCGGGAAAGACTTCGGCGGGAAGATGACCGTCACCTCGTCGGCGGGCTACAGGCTGTCGCTGCGCGGCACGATTTCCGTGATGCCGTCGGCGCAGTCGAACGACAGCGTGACCAACCAGGACGGGTCCGTGGACCGGACGATGACGCCGACCGCGCCGGCCGCCGAGCTCTCGGTGCGCGACGACGGGCTGGACTGGAACACGCGGCTCAACGGGCCGCGCGAGAACATCACCATCGTCGAGGAACAGACCGGCGTGACGCACCTCTTCACCGGCGCGTTCTGGAGCGGGCGGCCTTCGCTCAACCGGATCAACGGCGAGATCGGCGGCATCAGCATCGTCGCGGACTATTATCGCAGGCTGGGGTAA